agttgccacacgCAGGCCCTAGaacacgcgggcttcagtagttgcggcatgtgggcttagtagttgtggctcgcgagctctagagcacaggctcagtagttgtggtgcactgactTAGTTGCttcaagacatgtgggatcttcctggaccagggatcaaacctgtgtcccctgcattggcaggcggattctcaagcaTCACACCACTGGGGAGGTCCCTCTTTGTCTCTTCTCAGAGCATGATGCTTTCATAAACATCTATTTTGCAGGGAACCTCGAGTGGTTGGATAAGAACAAGTCTAGCTTCCTGATCATGTGGCGGAGACCGGAAGAGTGGGGGAAGCTCATTTATCAGTGGGTGAGACTATTCTGACACAGTGACCCCTGGCAAAGGAGAACGAATCTGTGTTCAGCAGATACCTGGTGTTTTCAGATCCAGACTGAAGGAGGGCGGGggcagaaaaaggaaatgtagGTCTTCCAGACAAGCCTCTTTCAATGACTCAATTTCCCTGGCTGCAAAGAACTTCCCTCTACTTGCCTGTAGGAGGCCAGAGGCTATGTGAGGCCATGTTTGGAGAATGCAGTACTGGGAACCATGAGTACTATTGTTGGCTGGAGCCTCTGGCCGCAGAAGATAaatggggaaaggaaggggaaaaaaaaagcacaaaaacctGTAGCCCTCCCCCACCACTTCCTTATGGGGCTGTCCATAATATAAATGAGACTTTCTGAACCAGTATGGGTGTGGGGACAGACTCTCCCCTCGGCATTCCCGGTCACCACCAGCCCTCAACATTcccaggggagagaggaggggaagaagccTCAACAACCCAAATATAACAAACACACACCACCCATTCTTGAGCAGGAAAACAACCAGAATGAGAGGTCACTGCTCAGACACGTGAAGACCTGTGGTTTAGTGGTTCTgggcatgtgtgtacatgtataaatatagcacCTGTAGGGTTTGTGGGTTTTAGGCCACTCCTGTGCCGAGGTGACAGCTCTGGTTTGGGAATAAGTATCATTCCTGGGTCAGAGAGGTGGAGCTGGTGAGTTTACCTCTCCCTGGAAATTCCTGGTTCTTATTCAGTCCCTGTTTTCTGTGTCCATAGGTTTCCAGGAGTGGCCAGAACAACTCCGTGTTCACCCTGTATGAACTGACCAATGGGGAAGACACAGAGGATGAGGGTaatgtttttccctttcccccCAGTTTTGTCATCTGAATCCTCCTTTCTCTAATCTCTGTTTAGTTAACTTTCAGATTTCCCATTTTTCTGCCTCTAAATTCCAAATACTAAATAATACAAAGTTTCTTAACCCATGTCTAGGATTTCCATAACCACCTGAATTCACATGCAGAAAACCCACAGATTTTGTCTGTGGAAGTGTATGTGCATTTTTCTAGGGATAGAGTCCATTATAAGATTTTGAAGGGCATCTGTGACccataaaaatttaagaattattgTTGAAGATGCTGAATGCAGAACTAGGGCAGGAGATTAAGCCTGAAATCTCATTCCTTGCTGACTCAGGCTTTCTTTACCCTTTATTCTTCTAGAGGGCTCAAGATCTGTGGGTGTCAGCTGAAGAGATGGAGCCAAcacccccatctccacccccatCCCTTTAGAATGCTTTGGTTTCTGGCCAGACAGGGATTTGTGTACTGTTTGATTTTTACATAGTGTAAACCTCTCTTAGCTCTTTTATGTCTGACTTCATATTCTGATCCCCAGGATCACCAAAAGTACCAATCTGAGCTGGGGGAAAAGGGGCACCTCCCCTTTCTGCCAGGCCTGGCTGCCCCAACAGAGTTTACAGCTCTTggcttttcctccctcttccctgcagGCCTCTGCTTGCTACTCCCACCATCATGCTATGACTTCAGTGCTGCAGCCTTGCCCAGCCCACCACTCAGGCCAGGCAAAGCTGGAGGCTTCCTCAGAAAGCAAGCTCCCTGACTCAAGAGCTGGGCCCCCGCAGGGGGTGTGCAAACCTGTCAGGGCTTGACTCCTGCCTCTCACATCTCCCTGCAGTATCTTGCCATATCTCTAGATACTCAGCTGGCCCTTGGCTCCCAGCCTTGTTCCTTTTTCCACTAGGAAAGGGCAGATATCTGTGCTGGACCCTAACAGTCTCCTGGCCAGAGGCATGGCTATACCTCTTTGTGTTAGGACAGGTCCTCCCAACAGGTACAGGTGCAAATAGGGTCAGCATCCAGTAACAGGGGCCTTGACCTCCCTAGACTTGATTGTCAGGGCCCCTTCTTTGTAGCCCACAAGCAAATGGTGCTACTCTTGTGTATCAGACACTaatgggcaggggaggaggggatagTGCGAGCGCAGTGGGTTGAGTCTAACAGAAGAAACAGGAAGGGGGAAATAAGCATGAACTGTCATTTCATGTTGAGTCAGGCTTTCTTCCACCCCTTACTCCTAAGGAATACCCAGGAAAGGTGGGTGGCAGCTGTAGCAGTATAGATGGCCTTGAAAGTTCTGTTTCCAGCTAGACTGCTCAGACGCCTTGAGCCCCAAGGAACTAAGTGTCCCTGACCACCCGTCTTTCCCTGTCCAGAGTTCCATGGGCTGGATGAAGCAACCCTGCTGCGGGCTCTGCAGGCCCTACAGCAGGAGCACAAGGCCGAGATCATCACTGTCAGCGACGGCCGAGGTGTCAAGTTCTTCTAGCAGAGACCTGTTTCCCTTTACTTCTTACCTCCCACCTTTCCAGGGCTCTCAAAGGGAGACAGACCAAGTGTCCCCACAGACTGGATCTGTGACTCCACCAGACTCAAAAGGGCTCCAGTCCGGGGGTGGGTTTCCCACTTATCCCATGTGTCTGTCCCTGGGGTAGGGTGAGGCTGAGGTGCCAGGGAGAAAAGATGTGCTTCTCCTTGCCCCGCCTCCTCTCCTGAGCCGGGGGTCTGTAAACCTAGCACGTCATTTGTGTCACACACGTAAGAACATACACACATGCGCCTGCACAAGCTTCtgtctctccccccccccccccccctttagcTGCTGCTGCCTCCTCTCTCAGGCTGGTGCTGGGTCCTTCCTAGGGGATGGGCGAAGCCCTggctgcaggcagccctccaggCAATGTGAAGATAGGAGGCCCAGGAAGGGGCCTGGCAATGAGAAGTGGGGCCCGACAACTGATTTATGATATTAAAAAGCTTAACCCCACTGCCTGTTGCTGAAGTTATTACTGGAATGGGCAAGGGGAGGGCTGTGAAATGTTAACCCCCCTGAGTGGATCCCAgcctgggagaggggagagaagaccTTCCGTGCTGGCGGGCTCCAGTGAGCCTGTGGTTTTACAtctgctgggtgggctgtgtAGGGGAGTGCTGATGGAACACAGCTTGGGGACAgactgctttctgtctctgaaatgGAGTAACTTAATGGCTTCCCCCTCTGTCACCATCTCCCTGTGGAAGTCCTGAACTACTCTGaagcccctccctccatccatctggTCTGGGTGGGTAGTTGAGGCCAAGGGGAGCTGAGGAGGAGTACACCGGATATGGACTTCGGTTTATTGGGAACTGGCAaacagagaggggaggaaggagagcccACATAGCAAAAACAGCCACTCTGGCCAGGGCCAGGCTGCGGTCAAggtagggaggtggggaggataGGTGACTTGGTCCTTGgttctggggaggggctggctttGGGATGCACACACCCATCCCTGTGCAGCCGGGGAGGGACTGCGAGGTCGGAGAAAACCAGATCTTTCCACTGACCTCTGTATTGTGGTCCCGGGGCCATTCCGGACGATTAGGAGGGGGCGGCGCTACCTTATCTGGGGCGTGCAGGCTGGTGGTAGCCTCCTCCTCACCACCCCCCTTTCTAGGGCTGGGGAGCCGCGGTCACGTTTCATCTCCCTGTCCCAGTACCGTGCTCCCCCAAACAGGTTTGCGCACTCAGTGCGGGAGGACGCACCGTCGCCTCGCACCCGACTCTGGCTTGCGAATGAGACTGAGGGCGGGTGCTCGGGGAGGCCAGGGGGAGGAGGGCcagcggccgggggcggggcggtggccGAGGTGAGGGGCTGCGCTAGGGGCTCCTCTGCGCTCGCGGCTCTGGGGGGtaagggcggggcgggggcgggggcggggctgcagGGCAGGCGAGCCTGGGCTGAGGCCCCAGTAGCTCAGCCCCAGCACTGCGCACCCAGCCGGCCCTCCTGTCCCGGCGCTTCCTCTCCAGCCGCGCGGCTTACGGTCCTGCGGCGCCCGGCCCTTCCTCATGCTGGCACCCCCGGCCCCAGAGACCGAGGTCCCCATGTCCCAGGCGGAGGCCGACCTGGCCCTGCGGCCCCCGCCGCCTCTCGCCGCGGCGGGGCCGCCCCGCCTCGGGCCCCCTCGCCGAGCGCGCCGCTTCTCCGGGAAGGCTGAGCCCCGGCCGCGCTCTTCCCGTCTCAGCCGCCGCAGCTCAGTCGACTTGGGGCTGCTGAGCTCTTGGTCCCAGCCAGCCTCACCCGTTCCGGAACCCCCTGATCCTCCGGACTCCGCTGGTTCCGGCCCCGCGATGAGTCCACCGCCTAGCTCTGAAGAGCCCCCTGAGGGCACGTGGACCGCGGGCGCCCAGGTAAAGGCTGCTGGCTCCGAGCGTGCGCAGCTCACGGGCTCTGCAGGAGGGTTCGGGTCCCAGGAACCGCCGAGGATCACCGAGGCGGCAGACCGGGAGCGGCGGCGGgagcaggaggaaaaggaggacacGGAGACCCAGGCTGTGGCAACGTCCCCGGACGGCCGATACCTCAAGTTTGACATCGAGATTGGACGTGGCTCGTTCAAGACGGTGTATCGAGGGCTGGACACCGACACCACGGTGGAGGTGGCATGGTGTGAGCTGCAGGTGCGGCTGGGCGCCCTCTCGGTGAAGCCCATGGGATAGGACCCTTTGGAGGTCTTGGGATGGGAGACCCAGGGGACAGCAGCAAGGGGGATGTATTTTTCCAGTCAAATGTGCAGACACTTTTGTCCCCTTTGCTCTGATGATCCATGGACCTGGCTGATTCTGGGCtacagaaggagaaactgaggcaggtgGTGTATGATTGCTCCCCTATGGATTTAGACATTCTCGCTTTACGGGCTCCATGCTCAACCCTGAAAGCTGGAAAATAGGATGGGAAGTTGGGTAGAGAACCATTTCAGACCTGAGGGGTGGCTGGCCTCACCACTTTCCTGCAGTGGTTGGTTACCCCctacctcttcctctcccttccccctaaGTCCTGAGACCTTCAGTGTGACCCTGATCCTTGTGCTCTCCCACCCTGGATCTTTGTAGATTAGGAGGCTGGAATGATGGAGGCCAGGAGCTGAGGCAGGGTTCTCGCCACTTCCAGAAGATTTAGGGCTATTGTGGCAGGATAGGGCCCTCCCATGCCCCTTCTGGAGCAGTCAGACTTCTGGACTTCTccacagctgggggagggggatacaGGGAGCTCCAGCCCTGGCCTGAGTTCAGTCCTCCTTCTCATCCCACTGCCTACCTGAGCTCTTCTTTGCCAGATCCAAAGGCACTGAATCCCATGGGCTTTAGGGGTATGCTGGTTTGAAGGGCATTCCTCCCACTGTGGGGAGAACCCAGTTGTCTGAGCAAGCAGCTTTGGATTCAGACTAGGGGGACAGGGCCTGGGGGAAAGgtcctcccctccagccctggcACTGGGCTCATCCCTTGTGCCTGCCAGTGCCGCGCCCCAGGCTTTAGGCCAGGCAAGGGAGAGGCGGCcaaacgggggtgggggggagcagaggagggagatggggggaGGGCAAGACAGCCGTGGGGCAGGGGGCGGTCTCCTGGCACCTGGTCCTGGATCCTTTCTCTGTACCTCCCTCTGcagccctcctgcctcctgcctggaTCTAGCAGTTCCCAGTTTCTGAGGCCAATCCCTTTGCCGGCCCCAATTCTCTGCCCGCCGTCCGCCTGCTGCCCGCCTGCTGCCTGCCCGCTGCCAGCCCCCGGGCATCCCCTCCCGCCCCACGGCCGGCCTGGGCAGCTACAAAGGCGCTATTGACTTCAGGGCTTCTGGACGGGGCTGCATAAAAGCGCTTGTGTCCAGGAGGGGGTCCAGGGGGCGGCCCCAGGCCCATGATGGGTGTGTCCTTGCGCAACGGGAATTCCGGGTCTATAATCGGTTGACGAATGATCCCACCTACCCAGCACCATCCCTTGGCTCCTACCCTCACCTCTCCCCTAGCCCCGCCCTATGTGCCCCCATCCCCCCCTCTCCGCGGGGGTCCTGGGCCTGATGTGACCGTGACCCGCATCCCCTACCCCACAGACTCGGAAACTGTCTCGAGCCGAGCGGCAGCGATTCTCGGAGGAGGTGGAAATGCTCAAGGGGCTGCAGCACCCCAACATCGTCCGCTTCTACGACTCGTGGAAGTCCGTGCTGAGGGGCCAGGTTTGCATCGTGCTGGTCACCGAACTCATGACCTCGGGCACGCTCAAGACGTGAGCTCTGcgcctggtggtggtggttggtggGAGGACCGGTGGTGGGAGGTCCCCACTGCTTCCGGAGGAGCCCAGTCTCCTCAAATTCTACAGGCAGGTCCAAAACCAGGATCACTATCTCTCAACCTCCTCTTTTGAGAGTCTGGAG
The DNA window shown above is from Hippopotamus amphibius kiboko isolate mHipAmp2 chromosome 17, mHipAmp2.hap2, whole genome shotgun sequence and carries:
- the VPS25 gene encoding vacuolar protein-sorting-associated protein 25 isoform X2 codes for the protein MAMSFEWPWQYRFPPFFTLQPNVDTRQKQLAAWCSLVLSFCRLHRQSSMTVMEAQESPLFNNVKLQRKLPVESIQVVLEELRKKGNLEWLDKNKSSFLIMWRRPEEWGKLIYQWVSRSGQNNSVFTLYELTNGEDTEDEEFHGLDEATLLRALQALQQEHKAEIITVSDGRGVKFF
- the VPS25 gene encoding vacuolar protein-sorting-associated protein 25 isoform X3; the protein is MTVMEAQESPLFNNVKLQRILPQALPQPTHMHFHTFPHAQASHSSSPTEGNLEWLDKNKSSFLIMWRRPEEWGKLIYQWVSRSGQNNSVFTLYELTNGEDTEDEEFHGLDEATLLRALQALQQEHKAEIITVSDGRGVKFF